A region from the Papio anubis isolate 15944 chromosome 6, Panubis1.0, whole genome shotgun sequence genome encodes:
- the LOC116275364 gene encoding 60S ribosomal protein L41, whose product MRAKWRKKRMRRLKRKRRKMRQRSK is encoded by the coding sequence ATGAGAGCCAAGTGGAGGAAGAAGCGAATGCGCAGGCTGAAGcgcaaaagaagaaagatgaggcaGAGGTCCAAGTAA